From a single Brassica rapa cultivar Chiifu-401-42 chromosome A01, CAAS_Brap_v3.01, whole genome shotgun sequence genomic region:
- the LOC103843361 gene encoding uncharacterized protein LOC103843361, whose product MNHCNLQQNAFMSSHDESRGFVVPVSSVVCPKPRRVSILSNNVIHPLRSHSSQPGAADVCDSQAGAELLDILRRKEETLSGVASSPPFFLGSPPSRASNPLAQDARFGDEKLNLLSPSLSTFLTSPSPSPSRVKGGGCGGRVKYGLKPAAVRVEGFNCLNRDRQSSNISAMA is encoded by the exons ATGAATCATTGCAACCTTCAGCAGAACGCCTTCATGTCCTCCCATGACGAGTCCAGAGGATTTGTTGTTCCTGTCTCTTCTGTTGTTTGTCCTAAGCCCCGTCGCGTTAGCATTCTCTCCAATAACGTTATTCATCCGTTGAGATCACATTCTAG TCAACCAGGAGCAGCTGATGTATGTGATTCTCAAGCCGGGGCAGAGCTTTTGGACATCCTTCGTAGAAag GAAGAAACATTGTCTGGTGTAGCTTCATCACCTCCATTCTTCCTCGGGTCTCCCCCAAGCAGAGCATCAAACCCGTTAGCTCAAGATGCACGATTTGGAGATGAGAAGCTCAACCTTCTTTCACCCTCACTCTCAACATTCCTCACATCTCCTTCTCCATCGCCATCTCGTGTCAAAGGAGGGGGCTGTGGTGGTCGAGTGAAGTACGGGCTTAAACCGGCAGCTGTCAGAGTTGAAGGGTTCAACTGCTTAAACAGGGACCGCCAAAGCTCAAACATATCTGCCATGGCttag